The DNA sequence aatattatcaatctCCCTCAATTGATTCTTCCAAACAGGATTTAAACTGCTTTGGAAATGAAAACGAAACTAATGCGCATGACAAATTAgtatttttcattactaGTTATTTACCCGATTGGattgattatcaatatcCAGCTCATTTTGTACATCAATTGGCATTAGATTATCAAGATTTAACTATTatagttgttgatgttgaaaaattgaatgattatGTTGTACTATCAAAGTATGAAATTAATAGTTTCCCTAGTGTGATgtatttgaaaaacaacGGAGATTATaagaaatatcaatttagTAGCCAATCAAAACATGAATTGgattatcatcaaatagaagaatttattgaaagtATTGATCAAGATGATGCGATTTGGGaaaaagttaaaaaaaGTCCAGTAGATACTGAAACTATATCACAGCAACAACATGAAGTAGATAATGATGACGAAGAGGATGATTTAACATTTGAACATATAGAATTATGATTGAATTggattgaattgaattgaagaacaacttgtatatatatatatattagtTAAATTGGTGTAGATGTCTTTTACTAAGTGCCTGCATATAGAAATACCTAACATAACAAGTttaaacattttttttttttttttttttcaattgacgtggttgaattaaaattgtgaaatcaaaaaaaaaaataaaccacCACCGCTCACACTTTACTTGTTATTAAACTatcaaccacaacaactatatttattgaattgattctttttcaaaaactcatttatatttatattcaatcCCAAAAAAACACCATAACAGAATATAGACCTATTCAATCATGAATATATTTCGTTTCTTTGGAGATCTTTCTCATTTAGCCAGTATATTTATCTTATTATATGCCATTGAACAAAATCGATCAACCAATGGATTATCATTGAAAACCCAAGTTTTATACGTTGTGGTTTATTTAACAAGATATCTCGATTTATTCAcaaaattttattcattttataacacattattaaaacttgttttcattgcatcatcaatttataCCGTTTATATAATggtttataaatataaaaagcccattcaagaaaatattgataatttcccaattaaatttttgattggtGGAGCAATATTTGCCAGTTTAATTTTCACTCATAAATATACCATTGGTGAAATTGTTTGgtcattttctttatggTTAGAAgcaatatcaattttacctcaattatatatattacaaAAAACTGGTGAAGCAGAAAATATTACTACTCATTATATTTTCGCTCTTGGGATTTATCGAGCATTATATATTCCAAATTGGATTTATAGATATTTTGCTGAAGGtcattttgattttgtttcaGTATTGGCAGGGTTATTACAAACTGGTATCTATTCtgatttcttttatatttattacaCCAAAGTATTGAATGGTAAGAAATTTGAATTACCTGTATAAGTAAGTATATGTTgtaatatattttatacTGAAATTCAGGTTCTTTTGATGACCAGTTTGGTTGTtctttgtatttttttttttgtagtcattcatatatatatatatatgtgtatattatatataaaccACCCACTCATCCAATCCAATATTTCTGCATCTTTAATCTCTCTTCAATGGATAATATTCAGTTCTAATACCATCTTTAGTCACAATCTTTATTTCTAACCCATCACCAACATAAATATGTCTTTCTCCAGCAGAAGTGAAAGCATCTCTAACTAATTGAATCACTTCTTCTAATgtcaaatatttcaatggTTTTTTCTCTTTACCATCAGTTCCTggaacaaattgatttttgaaattgactTGATTATCTAAAAATGGCATAATTAAACTAGCAGCAGCACCACCAGCTCTACATTGTTCTCTTTCATATGAACCAACTGGATCATAAGAATATACTGCCCCCTTACCTTCTTCATCTAATCCAGCAATTAAAGTACTGACATAATATGGGAAAAGTCTTTTACcatataataattgttgaatatatCTTGCAGCACTTTTAATAGCTAATTTTTTcccattattatcaaatttatacCAAATTAACAGTTGTTTAAATCGATCTATTAATGCTATTCCATCAGCAGCAAATCCATTAGCCGTCATTAAAAtatcatcaccaacatCATGAATCTTACTTTCATATCGTGATTGTATTGAATAACCTTCAACTTGTCTTGTATCGCCGGCTAATACAGCAAAATCTTCTCCAGCAATACCTAAAACCGTACCTCCATTATCAGAATATGGATTGAATCGATGTTCAATGGGTACTGTTTGTATTTCTGATGAATATTCTGATGCTACTGTTGTTTGTACCGAAGACATATTTTTGAGTGTGAACAAGTTCAAGAACTAaaacttaaaaaaaaaaaaaattatcaattgactgttataacaaaattataaatcaattaataaacttcaattggatctatgttgttgctgttgttgttgttgttgttggacTTTATCCTTGGTTGTGGAATAATATGCGATTAATAGTTTCGCCACTGGTAAAaaacaactttttttttttctgttctTCTTCCACATTGAAATTCTTTCATACAAATTGTTGGCACCAACAACACGACCTAGACCTGAAAGCATACATGAAAAGAATACTTCTACATTATACATCTGAGCCCAAGACCCTGAAAACTTAGGAACCACTGctattgatattattcaaGTTTGCAATAGATTTACAAGAAATATGATTTGTATCacaattcttttatttatttacaaGTGGATACATATAAGAATATATACAATCACTTTCTAAacaaaaatgatgatttctTTGGTTTATTAACTCGAATTATTCTGAACAATCACAAATTATAATACAACCAATGTtgataaaagaaaagaataacaGTAAACTAATTTAGATTAGTTTATCTAAtcccccctttttttttcttttaatggtgttgttcttgttgtatTCTACCAATATAAGCTTTAGAAATCACATTCCAAGATCTCATGTATTTTTCTCTACATTGAGAAATACATTGTAATTCTGTAGGCGATAAAGTATCTTTAGGAATCAAAATACatttatcaaaacaattttcaGTGATTGTTCTTACTAATTCAGTAGCATTGGCAGCAGCTAATTCTTGactgatttgattttgaagatcttgtttgatttgttgaGATTTTAATGATGCCGTGGAAGTAgaggaggaagaggaaTCAGTTTGAGtcgatgacgatgatgatgatgagttCCAAAATGCCATTATAGATTATTTAAGATATTGTGTTTTTTTGGATTGTGAATGATTAATGTATATGAAAATTTGGCTATGGAAAAAGTTTGtctacatttttttttcatgttTGAAGTTTACGACTggaataatttttttttttgtcttaGTTCGCGGTcgtggtggtgatggtggttGTAAAAACAGATTTGTTCTTGCTTGGATTTACAGCAACTATTACAATAAATGCCATCATacacaaaagaaaaacctGTTAGAACCAATCCTCATATTCAGAATTCTAATTGACGTTATGAAGTGGGCTCTTGAAAGACGGGCTAAATTAGTGGGGGGTATTGACAAAGCTTTTTCTTCTACTTCTAAAATGCTTTATCATCTTAACTCCAAAACTTGACAACCTGTTAGTCAAACCACCAACAAATACCATCAcaccaaaattttttaatgtTAGATTTTTAACATCAATCTACAGGATAAGCCAATTCTCAGAAGTTGGATTGATTATTTGGCTTGTTGATTAAACAATactcaatttcaaaaaagttggttgcaaaatttaaacaaaaaagtaaGATGAAAACTAAGTAGCTAAATTTGGAGAACACCAAAAGAGTTGCTTACTAATCGCCCgcaaataattttcaaagttAAACTAAGCTCGGTTAAAGTAATTGTCTTTCCAAGATAAATGTGTTCTGTCCATACGAACAAAATTTTAAtccaaagaagaaggaCAAGAAAGGGAAACCTAGGAGGACCCAAAAAGATTTCTAATCCCTTGGATCAAAATTTCCATACCAAAGAATTTGGTTTTGTCTAAATGAACTTTTACCCCAACCAAACTTTTTAGTTCtacaattattatctttagtgagaaaaaaaaaagagacaatgaaaatgaaaaaaaggaacaaacaaaagcgagaaagaaataataattctttctttccttcATCTCTCCAACCCCACcacatttttctttttgtttactactactactactactactactactacttccACACCTTCACATCGACAAAGCAACtattcattttatttcttaGTCTTTTTCCTAATTCTAAATCCACCCAATTGTTTAAACTCAATAACCTGAATCATAAATCCGACATCTTATCAACTATAGATTAAAATTTAGACTTctttcaacatcatcacAATCCACCcactctttttctttttaatattacaacaattaaatttagTTAATCACCAACttaattataattgaatatactttatttttttttggattttcaaaaaatttctcCTCTGTGGTTTGAGAAATTTGGTTTGGAATCAGTTAATTACAATAATACAGTTTTTATTTATACAGTCATAATCCCCATCATATATCCCCATACACTTACATATTCACAAATCTTTTAAATGGATGTCGATTTAGAAAAAAGAACTAAAGTTTCACGAGCTTGTGATTATTgcaagaaaagaaaatttaaatgTTCAGGAGTATCTCCATGTGAATTATGcacaaaaaagaatatacaGTGTGAGTTCAGCATTATTGATCGACGTACAATCCGCCGCAAGAATAAAAAACGAACTGTACGAAATAAACCAGTAACCAATACCATCATAGGATCTCATAAAATTAGTAAAGATAACGATGATAATGATCAAATCGATAAACAAACTTTAAAATTGTTGACTAAAAAATCTAATGTTCCCGAACAACTTCAGCCATTGTTAACATTTCCATTACACAAATTGGACAATAAACTAAACGAAGAAGAACCAGAGGAAGACAAtgatcaagaaaaaaatgaagaacGGGAACACCCACAGAGTAACATATCACTTCCATCTGGGTCCAATTCAGGGTCTTACAATCCTCGAAATCCTAACCATGATGGAAAAGAGAGTAACAAAAGTAAAGGTAGAGTCTTTACAACCAATGCTACAGGGTTCAATattgcaacaacaacaacagacGAAAGAGCAGGCGGAGGCAATCAACAATCGTCCTCGATgccaaagaaaataattatcACAAGAGAACGTTACCCC is a window from the Candida dubliniensis CD36 chromosome 4, complete sequence genome containing:
- a CDS encoding mitochondrial import inner membrane translocase subunit, putative (Similar to S. cerevisiae TIM13;~In S. cerevisiae: mitochondrial intermembrane space protein, forms a complex with TIm8p that mediates import and insertion of a subset of polytopic inner membrane proteins; may prevent aggregation of incoming proteins in a chaperone-like manner); translated protein: MAFWNSSSSSSSTQTDSSSSSTSTASLKSQQIKQDLQNQISQELAAANATELVRTITENCFDKCILIPKDTLSPTELQCISQCREKYMRSWNVISKAYIGRIQQEQHH
- a CDS encoding ER lumen protein retaining receptor (HDEL receptor), putative (Similar to S. cerevisiae ERD2;~In S. cerevisiae: HDEL receptor, an integral membrane protein that binds to the HDEL motif in proteins destined for retention in the endoplasmic reticulum; has a role in maintenance of normal levels of ER-resident proteins), with translation MNIFRFFGDLSHLASIFILLYAIEQNRSTNGLSLKTQVLYVVVYLTRYLDLFTKFYSFYNTLLKLVFIASSIYTVYIMVYKYKKPIQENIDNFPIKFLIGGAIFASLIFTHKYTIGEIVWSFSLWLEAISILPQLYILQKTGEAENITTHYIFALGIYRALYIPNWIYRYFAEGHFDFVSVLAGLLQTGIYSDFFYIYYTKVLNGKKFELPV
- a CDS encoding proteasome component, putative (Similar to S. cerevisiae PRE7), which codes for MSSVQTTVASEYSSEIQTVPIEHRFNPYSDNGGTVLGIAGEDFAVLAGDTRQVEGYSIQSRYESKIHDVGDDILMTANGFAADGIALIDRFKQSLIWYKFDNNGKKLAIKSAARYIQQLLYGKRLFPYYVSTLIAGLDEEGKGAVYSYDPVGSYEREQCRAGGAAASLIMPFLDNQVNFKNQFVPGTDGKEKKPLKYLTLEEVIQLVRDAFTSAGERHIYVGDGLEIKIVTKDGIRTEYYPLKRD